The following coding sequences are from one Verrucosispora sp. WMMD573 window:
- a CDS encoding arginase family protein, producing the protein MMRRIAVLDAPSNLGLRPPTPTSVPGCGKAPGALRDQGLLPRLRARDAGCLTPPRYDAGDWRPGDGVCHAREIADYSAALADRIGAIIDRGEFPVVLGGDCSILLGSALAMHRLGEAVGGRIGLIFVDGHSDFRHPGNASYVGAAAGEDLALVTGRGQADLAAIEGRRPYFRDVDVVVLGIRAQDEYRLDLQAAGIITRPVPALRAEGAARTAQWAHEQLADCAGYWVHVDVDVLDPAVMPAVDAPDPGGIAFAELEILLAGLVDTPHCLGVELTVFDPDYDPDGAYAAEIVNTVVSGLRPVTAPGSAPPRSRPEESRRPTPGPRRSIDQPGPPDAPAPVDRGQTDDHRHSGGRPSGGGVGGGGTDGGGAGGGSGGVGGGSAGGGSGGVGGGSAGGGDPVDGGLADHDLADGGVADGDPGGIAFPTGTTRPATATGGPAA; encoded by the coding sequence ATGATGCGCCGGATCGCCGTCCTCGACGCGCCGAGTAACCTCGGTCTGCGCCCGCCGACGCCCACCTCCGTGCCAGGCTGCGGGAAGGCGCCGGGCGCGCTACGGGACCAGGGGCTGCTGCCCCGGTTGCGCGCCCGGGACGCGGGTTGCCTGACCCCGCCCCGCTACGACGCCGGTGACTGGCGACCCGGAGACGGCGTCTGCCACGCGCGGGAGATCGCCGACTACTCGGCGGCGCTGGCCGACCGGATCGGCGCGATCATCGACCGGGGAGAGTTCCCGGTGGTCCTCGGCGGCGACTGCTCGATCCTGCTCGGCTCGGCGCTGGCCATGCACCGGCTGGGTGAGGCGGTCGGCGGCCGGATCGGTTTGATCTTCGTCGACGGCCATTCCGACTTCCGACATCCTGGCAACGCCTCGTACGTGGGCGCGGCGGCGGGTGAGGATCTCGCCCTGGTGACCGGTCGGGGCCAGGCCGACCTGGCGGCCATCGAGGGCCGGCGACCATACTTCCGGGACGTGGATGTGGTGGTGCTCGGCATCCGTGCCCAGGACGAGTACCGGCTCGACCTGCAGGCCGCCGGGATCATCACCCGACCGGTGCCGGCGCTCCGCGCCGAGGGCGCGGCGCGTACCGCCCAGTGGGCGCACGAGCAGCTGGCCGACTGCGCGGGATACTGGGTGCATGTCGACGTGGACGTGCTCGACCCCGCCGTGATGCCGGCGGTCGACGCGCCCGACCCGGGCGGCATCGCCTTCGCCGAGCTGGAGATTCTGCTCGCCGGTCTGGTCGACACCCCGCACTGCCTCGGTGTCGAGCTGACCGTCTTCGACCCCGACTACGACCCGGACGGCGCGTACGCCGCGGAGATCGTCAACACCGTGGTATCCGGCCTGCGCCCGGTGACCGCTCCCGGTTCGGCGCCACCTCGGTCGCGTCCCGAGGAGAGTCGCCGTCCCACCCCCGGCCCGCGCCGGAGCATCGATCAACCCGGCCCACCGGACGCACCGGCACCTGTCGACCGCGGTCAGACCGACGACCATCGCCACAGCGGCGGTCGCCCGAGTGGCGGTGGCGTGGGCGGTGGCGGCACGGACGGCGGTGGCGCGGGCGGCGGCAGTGGCGGTGTGGGTGGCGGCAGCGCGGGCGGCGGCAGTGGCGGTGTGGGTGGCGGCAGCGCGGGCGGCGGTGACCCGGTCGATGGTGGCCTGGCTGATCATGACCTGGCCGATGGTGGTGTAGCCGATGGTGACCCGGGCGGCATCGCTTTCCCGACGGGGACCACTCGTCCAGCGACCGCCACCGGCGGGCCGGCCGCCTGA
- the meaB gene encoding methylmalonyl Co-A mutase-associated GTPase MeaB: MSESNTRVPAAATGSVRRSRDVPMLVERARDGDPRAVARLITLVESGDETVPVMAAALAPYTGRAQVVGLTGSPGVGKSTTTNELVRALRAHGHRVGVLAIDPSSPFTGGAILGDRVRMQDHATDPGVYIRSMSSRGHLGGLSAATPQAVRVLEGAGCDVVLVETVGVGQAEVEVASLADTTLVLLAPGMGDAIQAVKAGILEIADVFVVNKADRDGADATVRDIQGMIALGERGPGQWRPQVVRAVAARGEGIDDVAAAIDKHRAWLVEHDELRRRREARAAAEVEAIALGVLRARIGSLRDGTQLPALAAEVAAGATDPYAAAETLLAQIAG, translated from the coding sequence GTGAGCGAGTCGAACACCCGCGTCCCGGCGGCGGCCACCGGTTCGGTGCGCCGCAGTCGGGACGTACCGATGCTTGTCGAACGGGCCCGCGACGGTGATCCCCGCGCGGTGGCCCGGCTGATCACCCTGGTCGAGTCGGGCGACGAGACCGTGCCGGTCATGGCCGCGGCGCTCGCCCCGTACACCGGACGGGCCCAGGTGGTCGGCCTGACCGGCTCGCCGGGGGTGGGCAAGTCCACCACCACGAACGAACTGGTCCGAGCGCTGCGGGCCCACGGGCACCGGGTCGGCGTGCTGGCCATCGATCCGTCCAGTCCGTTCACCGGCGGTGCGATCCTCGGTGACCGGGTGCGGATGCAGGACCATGCCACCGACCCGGGCGTCTACATCCGCTCCATGTCCAGCCGGGGGCACCTCGGTGGGTTGTCGGCGGCCACCCCGCAGGCGGTGCGGGTGCTGGAGGGCGCCGGCTGCGACGTGGTGCTGGTGGAGACCGTCGGGGTCGGGCAGGCGGAGGTCGAGGTGGCCTCGCTGGCCGACACCACACTGGTGCTGCTCGCGCCGGGCATGGGCGACGCGATCCAGGCAGTGAAGGCCGGCATTCTGGAGATCGCCGACGTCTTCGTGGTGAACAAGGCCGACCGGGACGGTGCCGACGCCACCGTGCGGGACATCCAGGGCATGATCGCCCTCGGCGAGCGCGGGCCGGGTCAGTGGCGTCCGCAGGTGGTGCGGGCGGTCGCCGCCCGTGGTGAGGGCATCGACGACGTCGCCGCCGCCATCGACAAGCATCGCGCCTGGCTGGTGGAGCACGACGAGTTGCGGCGTCGGCGGGAGGCGCGGGCCGCCGCCGAGGTCGAGGCGATCGCGCTCGGCGTGCTCCGCGCCCGGATCGGCTCGCTGCGCGACGGTACGCAGCTGCCGGCGCTCGCCGCCGAGGTGGCGGCCGGTGCCACCGATCCGTACGCCGCGGCCGAGACGTTGCTCGCCCAGATCGCCGGGTAA
- a CDS encoding tetratricopeptide repeat protein, with protein sequence MSDPRITSSIFTRGAVDLSALRTPAPSSTPAPVQAGPPAGAPGGAVGGVTVVDVTEATFQSEVLERSLTTPVVVDFWAEWCEPCKQLSPVLERLAVEGGGAWVLAKVDVDANPRLAQMFRVQGIPMVYAVVGGQPVDAFSGVVPEAQLRQWLQAVLKAGGVSVAEPEDPRLNEADDALMSGDLDAAEQAYRKILAETPADAAAEAGLAQVGLARRVAGADPQAALTAAAADPDDVDAQLLAADIEVLSGLADQAYQRLVGLVRRTAGDDREKVRQHLIGLFTIAGPEDPAVASARRSLASALF encoded by the coding sequence ATGAGCGACCCACGGATCACCTCGTCGATCTTTACCCGCGGCGCGGTCGACCTCAGCGCGCTGCGCACCCCTGCCCCCAGTTCCACACCGGCTCCGGTTCAGGCCGGCCCGCCCGCCGGGGCACCCGGCGGTGCCGTCGGCGGCGTCACAGTCGTCGACGTGACCGAGGCGACCTTCCAGTCGGAGGTCCTGGAGCGCTCGTTGACCACACCCGTCGTGGTCGACTTCTGGGCCGAGTGGTGCGAGCCCTGCAAGCAACTCTCTCCGGTGCTGGAACGGCTGGCGGTCGAGGGCGGCGGTGCCTGGGTGCTCGCCAAGGTCGACGTGGACGCCAACCCGAGGCTCGCGCAGATGTTCCGGGTCCAGGGCATCCCGATGGTGTACGCGGTGGTCGGCGGGCAACCCGTCGACGCCTTCTCCGGCGTGGTGCCCGAGGCGCAGCTTCGCCAGTGGCTCCAGGCCGTGCTCAAGGCCGGTGGGGTGAGTGTGGCCGAGCCGGAGGACCCACGGCTCAACGAGGCGGACGACGCGCTGATGAGTGGTGACCTGGACGCCGCCGAGCAGGCGTACCGGAAGATCCTCGCCGAAACCCCGGCGGACGCCGCGGCCGAGGCCGGGCTGGCCCAGGTGGGACTCGCCCGCCGGGTGGCCGGAGCCGATCCGCAGGCGGCGCTCACCGCCGCAGCGGCCGACCCCGACGATGTCGACGCCCAACTGCTCGCCGCCGACATCGAGGTCCTCAGCGGCCTGGCCGATCAGGCGTACCAGCGCCTGGTCGGGCTGGTACGCCGTACCGCTGGCGACGACCGGGAGAAGGTCCGTCAGCACCTGATCGGCCTGTTCACCATCGCCGGGCCAGAGGATCCCGCGGTCGCCTCGGCCCGCCGGTCCCTGGCCAGCGCCCTGTTCTGA
- a CDS encoding penicillin-binding transpeptidase domain-containing protein: MYVPLRQRRSRSPLGVVIACLVVAAGLVACSGEDGPQRTVDAFLDGWRKGDLNAVGFVDPTGAKVPAANVVREIRELSGELVDAPLALTRQGDPEVVRDTATATIRVEWTLPGGTSWAYDRPLRLSQGRDDKWQVIWEPQIVQEQLTRGDRLGLRRDRATRATVLDGAGEPIVAPRDVVRVGLQPNEVTDVKAMIRELDAAFRAIRPAITPPVDLSDLPKRLKEAKPDAFVEVVTLRDEAYRQIKSRIYPLSGTKFPTDKLDLAPTREFARAVLGTVDPAYAEDLADHPDRYSPGDLVGHGGLQGRWDERLRGVPGLAVVINRAGPDGTVESTGTEVFRREPQPGQPVRTTLDVATQNAADRALRGERRRSALVAVRITDGAVLAAANGPGAAGENLAFTAQVPPGSTFKMVSAFGLIERGAVTPDTTVDCPKRLDVDGRLFKNSDDFALGKVPFRTDFAKSCNTAFAALAPQLGADGLAAAGRALGLEGDWGDLGLDAFTGKVSANGGATEQAAAAIGQGTTVVSPLAMAAATAAVARGQFVPPKLLLDPAPAPAAGPGAQLKPEAVTAVQDMMREVVTSGSGTALRDVPGEPVHGKTGTAEYDDNPDNTHAWFVAWQGDVAFAVFVEKGGSGSGTAVPIAESFLRALSD; encoded by the coding sequence ATGTACGTTCCGCTCCGCCAACGCCGCAGCCGGTCACCACTTGGCGTGGTCATCGCCTGCCTGGTCGTGGCGGCCGGTCTGGTCGCCTGCTCCGGCGAGGACGGCCCGCAGCGCACCGTCGACGCCTTCCTCGACGGCTGGCGCAAGGGCGACCTGAACGCGGTGGGTTTCGTCGACCCGACCGGCGCGAAGGTTCCCGCGGCCAACGTCGTCCGGGAGATCCGGGAGCTCTCCGGCGAGCTCGTCGACGCTCCGCTCGCGCTGACCCGCCAGGGCGATCCCGAGGTGGTCCGGGACACCGCCACCGCCACCATCCGCGTCGAGTGGACGCTACCGGGCGGGACGAGCTGGGCGTACGACCGTCCGCTGCGACTCAGCCAGGGCCGCGACGACAAATGGCAGGTGATCTGGGAGCCGCAGATCGTTCAGGAACAGCTCACCCGCGGCGATCGGCTGGGGCTGCGACGGGATCGGGCCACCCGGGCCACCGTGCTCGACGGTGCCGGTGAGCCGATCGTGGCGCCCCGCGACGTGGTCCGGGTGGGGTTGCAGCCCAACGAGGTGACCGACGTCAAGGCCATGATCCGCGAACTGGACGCCGCCTTCCGCGCCATCCGGCCGGCGATCACCCCGCCGGTCGACCTGTCGGACCTGCCGAAGCGGCTGAAGGAGGCGAAACCGGACGCATTCGTCGAGGTGGTCACCCTGCGTGACGAGGCGTACCGACAGATCAAGTCCCGCATCTACCCCCTGTCCGGGACGAAGTTCCCGACCGACAAGCTGGACCTCGCACCCACCCGCGAGTTCGCCCGGGCAGTGCTCGGAACCGTCGACCCCGCGTACGCCGAGGACCTCGCCGACCACCCCGACCGCTACTCCCCCGGCGACCTCGTCGGCCACGGAGGATTGCAGGGCCGCTGGGACGAGCGGCTACGTGGCGTACCGGGCCTGGCCGTCGTGATCAACCGAGCCGGGCCGGACGGCACCGTGGAGTCGACAGGCACCGAGGTGTTCCGCCGTGAGCCCCAGCCCGGCCAGCCGGTTCGTACCACCCTCGACGTGGCCACTCAGAATGCCGCCGACCGGGCGCTGCGCGGCGAACGCCGGCGCTCCGCCCTGGTGGCCGTACGGATCACCGACGGTGCCGTGCTCGCCGCGGCCAACGGCCCCGGTGCCGCCGGGGAGAACCTGGCCTTCACCGCGCAGGTGCCACCCGGCTCCACCTTCAAGATGGTAAGCGCGTTCGGGCTGATCGAACGCGGGGCGGTCACCCCCGACACCACCGTCGACTGCCCGAAGAGGCTCGACGTGGACGGACGTTTGTTCAAGAACTCCGATGACTTCGCCCTCGGCAAGGTGCCGTTCCGCACCGACTTCGCCAAGTCGTGCAACACCGCCTTCGCCGCGCTCGCCCCCCAGCTGGGCGCGGACGGCCTGGCCGCCGCCGGACGCGCTCTCGGTCTGGAAGGCGACTGGGGTGACCTGGGCCTGGACGCGTTCACCGGCAAGGTCTCGGCGAACGGCGGCGCCACCGAACAGGCCGCCGCGGCGATCGGACAGGGCACCACGGTGGTCAGCCCGCTGGCCATGGCGGCGGCGACCGCAGCCGTGGCCAGGGGTCAGTTCGTCCCGCCGAAGCTGCTGCTGGATCCGGCGCCGGCACCGGCCGCCGGGCCGGGGGCGCAGCTGAAGCCCGAGGCGGTCACGGCAGTCCAGGACATGATGCGCGAGGTGGTCACCAGCGGCTCCGGGACCGCCCTGCGGGATGTGCCGGGCGAGCCGGTGCACGGCAAGACCGGCACCGCCGAGTACGACGACAACCCGGACAACACCCACGCCTGGTTCGTCGCCTGGCAGGGCGACGTGGCCTTCGCCGTCTTCGTCGAGAAGGGCGGCTCGGGCAGCGGCACCGCGGTACCGATCGCCGAGAGCTTCCTGCGCGCCCTATCCGACTGA
- a CDS encoding methylmalonyl-CoA mutase family protein, which yields MNADDIAAGRARWQARYDSARKRDADFTTLSGMPVEPVYGPPQGAAYPGFERIGWPGEFPYTRGLHPTGYRGRTWTIRQFAGFGNARQTNERYKMILGAGGGGLSVAFDMPTLMGRDSDDPQSLGEVGHCGVAVDSAADMEALFDGIDLAGVTTSMTISGPAVPVFCMYLVAAERQGADLSSLDGTLQTDIFKEYIAQKEWLFDPEPHLRLIGDLMEYCAAEIPRYKPLSVSGYHIREAGSTAAQELAYTLADGFGYVELGLSRGLDVNVFAPGLSFFFDSHVDFFEEIAKFRAARRIWARWLRDVYGATSEKALWLRFHTQTAGVSLTAQQPVNNVVRTAVEALAAVLGGTNSLHTNALDETLALPTDESAEIALRTQQVLMEEIGVTNVADPLGGSWYVEALTDRIEAEAEEIFARIRALGGDGPHQIGPMTSGILRGIEDGWFTGQIAEAAFAYQQALEKGDKKIVGVNCHTGTVAKELEILRISHEVELEQRRMLAERKHGRDDSRVRAAVEAMVAVSRTGENMIPAMLDAVRAEATLGEICEALRAEWGVYREPARF from the coding sequence ATGAACGCCGACGACATCGCGGCCGGGCGGGCCCGCTGGCAGGCCCGCTACGACTCCGCGCGCAAGCGGGACGCCGACTTCACCACGCTCTCCGGGATGCCCGTCGAGCCGGTCTACGGTCCACCGCAAGGTGCCGCGTACCCGGGATTCGAGCGGATCGGCTGGCCCGGGGAGTTCCCGTACACGCGGGGCCTCCACCCGACCGGCTACCGGGGACGGACCTGGACGATCCGCCAGTTCGCCGGGTTCGGCAACGCCCGGCAGACCAACGAGCGCTACAAGATGATCCTGGGCGCCGGTGGCGGCGGGCTCTCCGTCGCCTTCGACATGCCGACCCTGATGGGGCGCGACTCCGACGACCCGCAGTCGCTCGGCGAGGTGGGCCACTGCGGGGTGGCGGTGGACAGCGCCGCCGACATGGAGGCGCTCTTCGACGGCATCGACCTGGCCGGGGTCACCACCAGCATGACCATCTCCGGCCCGGCGGTGCCGGTGTTCTGCATGTACCTGGTCGCCGCCGAGCGCCAGGGCGCCGACCTGTCGAGCCTGGACGGGACGCTGCAGACCGACATCTTCAAGGAGTACATCGCGCAGAAGGAGTGGCTGTTCGACCCGGAGCCGCACCTGCGCCTGATCGGCGACCTGATGGAGTACTGCGCGGCCGAGATCCCGCGCTACAAGCCGCTGTCGGTCTCCGGCTACCACATCCGTGAGGCCGGCTCGACCGCCGCGCAGGAACTGGCGTACACCCTGGCGGACGGCTTCGGTTACGTCGAACTGGGACTGTCGCGCGGGCTCGACGTCAACGTCTTCGCCCCCGGGCTGAGTTTCTTCTTCGACTCGCACGTCGACTTCTTCGAGGAGATCGCCAAGTTCCGGGCCGCCCGCCGGATCTGGGCGCGCTGGCTGCGCGACGTCTACGGCGCTACCAGCGAGAAGGCGCTCTGGCTGCGATTCCACACCCAGACCGCGGGCGTGTCGCTGACCGCGCAGCAGCCGGTCAACAACGTGGTACGCACCGCCGTCGAGGCGCTCGCCGCCGTGCTCGGCGGCACCAACTCACTGCACACCAACGCCCTGGACGAGACCCTCGCCCTGCCCACCGACGAGTCCGCGGAGATCGCCCTGCGTACTCAGCAGGTGCTGATGGAGGAGATCGGGGTGACAAACGTGGCCGACCCGCTGGGCGGCTCCTGGTACGTCGAGGCGCTCACCGACCGGATCGAGGCCGAGGCGGAGGAGATCTTCGCCCGGATCCGCGCGCTCGGCGGCGACGGCCCGCACCAGATCGGGCCGATGACCTCCGGCATCTTGCGCGGCATCGAGGACGGCTGGTTCACCGGGCAGATCGCCGAGGCTGCGTTCGCGTACCAGCAGGCGTTGGAGAAGGGCGACAAGAAGATCGTCGGCGTCAACTGCCACACCGGCACGGTCGCCAAGGAGCTGGAGATCCTCCGCATCTCGCACGAGGTGGAGTTGGAACAGCGCCGGATGCTGGCCGAACGCAAGCACGGTCGGGACGACTCCCGGGTACGTGCCGCGGTCGAGGCCATGGTGGCGGTGAGCCGTACCGGGGAGAACATGATCCCGGCGATGCTCGACGCCGTCCGGGCGGAGGCGACCCTCGGCGAGATCTGTGAGGCGCTGCGGGCCGAATGGGGCGTTTACCGCGAGCCCGCACGGTTCTGA
- a CDS encoding Asp23/Gls24 family envelope stress response protein has product MTQELAMTPDAVAGGRTHISDEVVEKIAVAAAKAVPGVVELGGDIARFFNAVLDRVGLDQVGDARRGCSAHVTNGGAVINLVIVTDAGHPVPEVTTAVRVEVTRAVEAYGLRVDEINIRVDDVAIDGPGA; this is encoded by the coding sequence ATGACGCAGGAGTTGGCGATGACGCCGGACGCGGTGGCGGGCGGGCGTACGCACATCTCGGACGAGGTGGTGGAGAAGATCGCGGTGGCCGCGGCGAAGGCCGTGCCCGGCGTGGTCGAGCTGGGTGGCGACATCGCCCGGTTCTTCAACGCGGTACTGGACCGGGTCGGGCTCGACCAGGTCGGCGACGCGCGCCGGGGCTGCTCGGCGCACGTCACCAACGGCGGTGCCGTGATCAACCTGGTCATCGTGACCGACGCCGGCCACCCGGTGCCGGAGGTGACCACGGCGGTGCGGGTCGAGGTGACCCGGGCGGTCGAGGCGTACGGACTGCGGGTCGACGAGATCAACATCCGGGTGGACGACGTGGCCATCGACGGTCCTGGCGCCTGA